A genomic stretch from Quercus lobata isolate SW786 unplaced genomic scaffold, ValleyOak3.0 Primary Assembly Scq3eQI_107, whole genome shotgun sequence includes:
- the LOC115972875 gene encoding uncharacterized protein LOC115972875, which produces MAIHSQNEPLMCKVFLSNLGPVAMRWFNSLKTNSIDSYKQLTQAFGSRFITNSRVPRPLSSLLSLSIHEGETLKAYSDRYWEIYNEMDDVSISTFKSGLPIKHGLRKSLTGKPVTSVCQLMDRIDKYKRMEEDQLQGKGNEKVIS; this is translated from the coding sequence ATGGCCATCCACTCCCAAAATGAACctttgatgtgcaaggttttcCTATCTAACCTAGGACCCGTAgcaatgaggtggttcaataGCTTGAAAACGAACTCCATAGATTCCTATAAGCAGCTCACCCAGGCTTTTGGCTCTCGCTTCATTACGAACAGCAGGGTTCCTCGACCTTTGAGTTCTTTGTTGTCATTATCCATACATGAGGGAGAAACTCTAAAAGCAtactcggatagatattgggaaATATATAATGAGATGGACGACGTCTCCATCAGCACTTTTAAAAGCGGTCTCCCAATCAAGCACggcttgaggaaatccttgactgGCAAGCCTGTCACCAGTGTATGTCAACTTATGGACCGgattgacaaatacaaaagaATGGAAGAGGACCAGCTGCAAGGGAAAGGAAATGAGAAGGTTATCTCTTAA